DNA from Brassica napus cultivar Da-Ae chromosome C4, Da-Ae, whole genome shotgun sequence:
GACCGTTTCCGGTTCCATTCCTATGAAGACTTCGAAGCTGGTTGTGATATGAAAGGTGATCTTTTCGGTAAGTTTTCTATCATTTAGTAATATGTTGCTTCCACATACTTGGTTTGTTATTTTATACACAATATCTCACAATTAGTAGCTAACTATCTACAAAAAACAATATCTGATTTTAGATTAGGGTGTTATCTTAAATTCATAACTTATTAATTATAAGCTTTCTCAACAACATTCTGCTTCTCAACCTGTACCAGATGTTATTGGACACTTGAAACTGGTTAACGGCCAGAGCCTTGATAGGCGCCCCTTCATTGACGATGCCGAGCTCGCAACCACTCGGCATATATTGGTGCATGTGCAGTCGCATGAGTAAGTGTTTACGTTAACCTTTTTGTCCAAATCACACAGTACACTATGGTATTTTCCAAAACTGAAAATGTTAATCGTTTGCAGGGGACCTGTTATGAAGCTCTATCTTTGGGACCAAGCTGCTGTGGATTTCTGCAAGAAGTTCAAGTCTTCTGACAACACTCCCTCCGTGATTTTGGTGACTACTGTTTACCCTAAACGTTTAGGAGGTACGCTTTTCACTATCTCAGACTGAATCACACCTTACAATCCTAAATTCTCTGTATAGCCCATATACTTTACCTCTGTGTCATCGCAGTCGTTTGGCTTTGTTCTTTGtagttgtttaatttttataaatatcacaTAGAGAGTAAAAGCACAAACAAAGAACTAataagtatattttttgtttcattttcctTTGTCTATGACAACATAATACTACATGCACAGTTGCTCTCACATCCATGACCTCTTCACGGGTCTTTTTAGACTACGATGTCCAACCAACTAAGAAGTATATCGGCTGGTATGttaaaaatttagtatataATAATTAGAACCCTTGCCAGTTACAATCAGTTTGAGTTATGAAATGTTTTCAAACGTTGGAGCAGGTTGGGAAGAAATCCAGATATTGCCAAGCAGGTCAATGCAGAAGTGGTTACAAAAACTGAGACATTGACTATTGGAGAAATATTCTCTTACATGAAACAGGAAGCTGCGAAGgtgtaagaaaataaatttgtttctaATTCATTGTTTAACATATTTGTACTTATCTTAGTTGCTTACACATTGTCTCAGGATGCTTTCTTTGTGTGCACTGCGATAATCGATGATGTTGTCCATGACTCTCCTTGGTATTATATAGCATGCGGTGGGTGCAAAACAAAGGCAACCAAAGGGCCAACCTCCCTTATGTGCGCAAAATGTGGCAAGAACGATGTTGCCGGTGAACCACAGTATGAACTCTAACCCTTGATTCAATTTTAGTTTAGCGGTGACTAACTGCTAATATTTTAATGCCAGGTACCTAGCTAAGATTTCTGTTTATGATAAGAGTGATGAGGCTGTTTTTGTTCTCCTTGGCGATGCCGGTCGTGAGCTAACAGGGAAGCATGCGTCGGAGTTGGTTAGCAATTATTTTGAGGTACAAACTCATTACCTAAAAGATTAGTATAATATAATGCCATCGAGTTGTTTATTTACACACTTACGGTCTCAGCTaacaactattttaaaacatgtCAGGCCaatggaaataaagaaaatggatTCGAGGTGCCCGTTCCGCAAGCTCTGCTCAACACAATAGGGAAAACACACAAGTTCAATGTAAAGGTGACTGAGCACAATTTATCAGGAAGGACGCAGGTAATAACTGTGACGAAGGTCCTGTCCCCATCTGCTCCACCATCTACACAAGATCCAGTTGCTGATCAAATTAGTGGCTCTGGTAATGTAACACTTGCGACTGGGGATGACATTATTGAGCCATCCAAAAGCCCTCAAGATTCTGCAGAGGTAGGGGTGAAAAGGATGGGTGATGGTGTTGAGATAGGCAACGCTAAACGTTCTAAAGATGGGAACTAATATGCCTCTCATTGTGGCAAAGAATGCAACTTTTACTACACTTATCTGTTTTCGCTTTTCCAGTTTTTTGGCTTTTGTTTGACTTTTTCTCATAATTCTGCTTATTTCATACTTTTGAATCTATTTTGGaaacaatttgttttttaaacctttcataatagtaatatataatatctttcgTATTAGTACGTTATAAAAGTCTCTGTCACTCATTAGTTTGACCAACACATAAATGTTAGATGTTGGTAACTATTAATTTGGCTAAATGGTTTCCTATAAGTATGCCAGTATACACACATATACATATAGTTGTATGCTTATTACTATATCAAGCTATTCTACAGCTCCGCTATTTCGCCCATGGTATGAGAATATTACTAAACcaagtaataaaatataattaatatgctAAGTCTAATGAgacaatcaaattataaaagttATCTTTACATCAAACTATTCCACAGACCTTTTTGAGAACTTGATTAAAAATTCACCATTGTTgtctattcaaattatattaccATGCTACagtataacttttaaaattaataatctataaattaatatacactaaaaacctctataaaatattataattttatagtctcaaaataagtttttggttcaattaatatattgataaattaataacttctataaattaataaaaaattatagttttggtgtagtctcacattattaatttatagaggtttcactgtattttaattttcgtaataatttttttatcaaaaaacaattttccgcgcgtagcgcggacaaacAATCTAGTTTATGTAATAATGTGATGATGAGTTAAACAACTAATGAAACGTGcaaccaaaaataattttagataaataattaagtaaTGTAAAAAGCACATCGtgtctctttgtttttttttttccgccgagttttgtttttattaatcaaaCGGGCCAAGCCCAAACGACCGAAGCCCAAGTACACCAAGTACCAAACAAAAAGCCCACATATACAACGGGCTACAACATTAACGGTCGAAACCCAAGTAAACTAAACGGCCCAAAGGCCCAAACATTGAAACCGGACATCTTGACTTAGGCGCGCGACAAGGCGGCTGGGGTTTGAACACGTGTAAGAATCTGGGCCATCAGTATGACACGCGTCGCCCGCCTCGACTTGACCGAAACCTCTTCGCACAGCCGCCGAAACTTACCACCGACAACCTCGTTTCGCCGGAGCTCAGAGACTGAAGAGCTTCCAACGAAACCATAGCCATTCTACGCCGTTCTGTCTTCACGCCGGAGAGTTCCATCGATCTAACGAGATCTCTTCCGACTATGTATCACCACAAACCCTAGACAGGCGAGCCGAGAACCACTGCTATCCTCCTCTTGTACGTCCTTGCCGTTGTCGGAGAGCTTCATCAATCATCCGAGATCTCATCCGCGACGGCCATCCGAGACATCGTGTCTCTTTGTTATTCACATACTATTTTCAAGTTAACTTTTAATTGGTTAAAGCGGCGAAGGGGAAAGGTTTTCATTTCAGATTTAAGCGATCTGCCATGCAACCGTCTGAATTCCCGGCGGTGAGAGAAGAAGGCTGTTTTCAAAATCAGTGAGGCGAGAGACGGAGGAATAACAACGGCGGACCGGTGATTGCATATCTCGAAAAAGAAGAGGAGATAAGTAAAATGGCTCTCCGACAGCATATGGTGATAAAGAACAATGATGGTGGACTGGCCAATGAGTGTTGTGATGTTTAAGAAAAGGAACAGATGAAGAAAATGGACTTGCCGAATATActatattcaatgaaaaaaaattatagtataatatatgttaGTTTGTGTAGctatttatgtaaatttatactatttgatatatattcttATGTTTTTCACATATATATTGCTATATTATTTCTTTGAAATAGAACAACctattatgcttttaaatttGATTCTTCTCATTCCGTTATTTTGTGTGATTGCTCGTATGAATTTTCAACCCTAaacatataaactatttttttttttttttgacaaacttaTAAACTATTTTCAGACATACTTTTGCTAAAATTTCTTTGGTTTTGTGATATATCATATAGtactataatttaaaaatgtcgttttttttttttttttttttgaaaaagggcataATTTAAAAATGTCGTTACAAGTTCAAATCACATATCAGACCGACACTGACTATCCCCCTAATAACACTCACAACACGAATCGAACACCATTTAGTTTTCTCTAAACTCTAAAGAGAGAAAAGGTCGTATATAAAAGATGTATCATAACTCCTTCTCTCTCAAAAGGCTAGCTTTTGAACGAAGCAATCACGAGAAACCTTTGAAAATCTCTTACTTTTGGATCCGTTCCTTATTCACTTGGTTTCAATTCAACTTGCATCCCAAACTTTCTGGTGCTTTACCCTCTTCTCGTGTATTCATTTTTTTCCAGGGAAATTTTCTCTCCCTCTTTGTTAGTTTTCCCGGACAATTTTCTTTGGTCTACCTactaaggaaaaaaagaaagatgaagccCATTTGTTTCCTTCTCTGTTTCTGTTTCCTTCCTGTAAAAGTCTCTTCCTTTTAACATAATCTATCTTAGTTCAGCTTATTAAAAACCTCTGTTTTAAGATTTCTCTTCCTTGattctgttttgttttctcGAAAAAATTAATGAACCCGCGGTTATATTCTCGGGAAATCCTATCGAACTCATGTTTCTGAATCAGTTCATGCATTTCTTGAAATCTATTCACACTTTCAGAAGGAAAACCTCAGTTTGATAGAATTCGAAAACCCTAGATCCTCTGTTTTTCAAACCCGACCTTGTGATCCAAGTCACCTCTCTTCTGATTTACCATGCCTGTTTCATGTTTCAACCCGTTTCTCCGGCGATCCAAATTCCCTCCAGAGCCTTCCCTCCCCGCCTTATCCGCTAACCCGTCCTCATCCAAAACTAACCGGTATGCAGAAAGTGAGACGATGGATAAGAAGAGATTCGACAGTATGGAATCTTGGTCGATGATCCTAGAGTCCGAGAACGTGGAGACATGGGAAACGTCTAAAGGCGAAAGAGAGGAATGGACCGCAGATCTTTCGCAGCTCTTTATCGGAAACAAATTTGCTTCCGGGGCACACAGCCGGATCTACAGAGGGATCTACAAGCAGAGAGCCGTTGCCGTGAAGATGGTGAGGATCCCAACACACAAGGAAGAGACAAGGGCTAAACTTGAACTGCAGTTTAAGTCCGAGGTTGCTCTGCTTTCTCGTCTCTTTCACCCTAACATCGTCCAGGTCTGAGTTATATATCTTCTTTTCTAAGTTTAAATCTTTATTCATAATCAAGAAAATATCGGTGGGAGAAAAAACATAACACACAGGTCTTGTCTTTAGAAGTACCATTGGTTTTGGATTATGAGGTATAAAGTCAgtaactaattattaataacataaaacatattatttctAGTCTTTTTTAACTaaactattataaaatcaaaaaaggaACAACATTTAGATGTATTATACACACGCAAATTTTAATATTGCATTTAGATACTGCAGCCAACAACAAATACGAACATAGGCTTTAATCGTTTTGATTGctaattatatgtttattttgatatatagttTATTGCGGCTTGCAAGAAACCACCGGTATACTGCATAATAACAGAGTACATGTCACAAGGTAATCTCCGAATGTACCTCAACAAGAAAGAGCCTTACTCGCTCTCGATCGAGACTGTACTAAGGTTGGCTCTAGACATCTCAAGAGGAATGGAGTATCTTCACTCGCAGGGTGTTATCCACAGAGACCTAAAGTCTAACAATTTACTTTTGAATGATGAAATGAGAGTTAAGGTTGCAGATTTTGGGACTTCTTGTCTTGAGACGCAGTGCCGAGAGGCCAAGGGTAATATGGGAACTTATCGATGGATGGCTCCAGAGATGATCAAGGAGAAGCCTTACACTAGAAAAGTCGATGTTTACAGCTTTGGCATCGTTCTGTGGGAACTCACTACTGCCTTGCTTCCATTCCAAGGCATGACTCCCGTGCAAGCCGCGTTTGCAGTCGCTGAAAAGGTGACGTAGCGTTTGTGACTACATTGAGATTGTATGATATGGGACGCaagttattaattatatttttcttttctaaaatgaGCAGAACGAGAGACCGCCACTACCGGCTAGCTGTCAGCCAGCACTAGCTCACCTGATCAAGAGATGTTGGTCAGAGAATCCTTCAAAGCGGCCGGACTTTTCAAACATTGTGGCGGTGCTAGAGAAGTACGACGAGTGTGTCAAAGAAGGACTCCCTTTGACGTCACACGCAAGCCTCACGAAGACCAAAAACGCGATTCTTGATCGCCTTAAAGGCTGCATCTCAGCTATCGGCCCACCATCTTCGTCGTCATCTGTTCCTATAAATGCCTAGTTGTTGTTTAAAGATTATCATAACaatctctctttcattgtaaagcttaatattctttttcttttttttctttcactaattattttattgtatttcgCATCTATGCGATGTTATGGTTTACACGTAGTTAATTAGGCTGATTAAATTGTATAATAATACAGAATATAATGCTGTATATTTATCACAGTctctaactttttttattttttttgctaaaaatgtCAGAAAGTTGAGAGGCTTACAAAATGCAAGACTTCTATGCTTGGTTACATTAGTCTCTCATTTTGGAAGGAAGTGAGCTGAAAATAAGGAATGCGTAATCtagaatatatattgattacATGTTATTGTACAAGTGCATGATTAGTTGAAGATCCATAGGTACTTTTGCCCTCCTCGTGTATCCTATTTGAGCTCGGTCTGAAAACAGACAAGTGGTTGTATTAAACCCGTGACATCATCATCCTATGTGCTTCTAGAGACAAATGGGTTTCGAACATTTTGGGTTTATTTGTTGAACATGAGGTCTTCTCGTGCCTTAGTGTAAACCCAAGTTTCTCGTTTAAACCCAAAGTGGGCttgaaatattttgtaaacACATTTAGACTTGAGGATCTTgttcaaactattttttttgagaattttagcATGTTCAGAAAAGTTCGAATTTATCAGCTGGAAACACTTCTGTAACAAATATATGTGCAAGATTCACAGTTCACTAGACGTGTGTATCTTCAAAACATTGATATAACCAATAGCGATGAAATGAACAGTGATGTACTTAGAAACATTATTCTTAGGAATTTGTTTTTACTTCTTTTTCCCTTTTaggaatttgtttttgaaaaatccCTTTTAGAAATTAGTTGCAGAAAAATACAACACTTCCAACCGTAGTGTAGCCGTATTTTTaagaaacaagtttttttttgtttgtaaataaGGAAACAAGGTTTTTGGGGGCAGAAATGTTATGGATTCAAATATGTTTCTGGACTAGTTTAAGATAACTGAAGTTGGTGAATacaaacataacaaaaaaacaagaattgTGTTCCAAGAATCTTTAACAGAAGTTTCTCTAAAGACATTTATGGGGGAAAGTATAAACTGTCAAGAAGAtttctttcaaacaaaaaaaactctgaAGATGCTCGTGCCGATCCCAAAAATAGACAGAGTCGAAGACAACGCATTGACTTTTGTAGTACGAACAGATAGAAACCAAGAAAGGCTTTCAAACCACGTTTCATGCCTTGACAACATATCTTCTTCTAAGTTCTAATACTACACCAAAAATAATGATTCGGTATAGTCTTCACTACTTATATATGCATCTAGTATAATATTTGCGGTATAGTCTTTACTACTTATATATGcatatagtataatatttttagttttcctAATGGTGCATTGGTTTCTATACTATGAAGTCATTTTTCGCATTTGAGCTTTCGCATTTGAGCTTtcgtataaacgatattaagaGAAGCTAATATCGTTTAtacttttaatgaaaaaaaattgaattttatttttttaattagataagtgactaaaactaataagaataagaattataaaaatctaaaaatatatttaaaaaagaagataattccTTTTACATACCATTAGGACATTGGTGGAACCCCAAGATGTGAAAAtgattgaaagtattcctttgAATAGGAATCAAATGGAAGATAGGAATGGATGACATTTCACTAACAACGGGAAGTACACAGTACAATCAGGGTATCAAGTAGAGAGGATCTATcatgataaggaaaaaccaccagaaTTTTATGGACCAAATGTGGATATATTTAAGGCATTTTGCTGGAAAGTGAAGTGTCCTCCAAAGTTAAAGCATTTCTTATGGCAGCTGTTGACAGGTTGTATAACGgtaacaaaaaatctaaaagcgagaggaatacaaggagatACATGTTGTGCACGGTGTGGAGATTcggaggaatcaataaatcatgtgttcTTTGAATGCCCCCGACACGTCAAGTGTGGACACTATCCAAGATTCCATCGAATCCAAATCTTTTTCCTATGGGCTCACTGTTTGCTAACATGGACCATCTATTTTGGAGAGTTAACCAAAAAATagaagatcatcagtttgcatggatattatggtacatctggaagggccggaataataaagttttcagtaatcTTGATACTGATCCGAGGGAAACACTTAACTTAGCAGAATTGGAATCAagactttgggctgaggcacaggTTATCAATAATCCTAGGTTGGTACATGAAATACATATAAGATCTAATTCATGGactacaggaagatggtgttttacagacgGTTTTTGGAAAGATAATGACTTATTTTCAGGGCAAGGCTGGTTTAGCACGCTACTGGGGTTTGATGGTTTgttaggggcaaggaatgtaatGGCATGTCTCTcccctcttcatgcggagatggagaCATTAATTTGGACAATgaaatgtatgaagaatttaagacagtttcgggtgacgtttgcaacggattgttctcaattggtgaagatggttttggaaccagaggaatgaccagcatttgaaagctacctggaaGACATTATGCTTTTGTGAAGAAGCTTCACCAACCCAGATATCATTCATGTACCTAAGACGGAAAACATAAAGGCGG
Protein-coding regions in this window:
- the LOC125585184 gene encoding uncharacterized protein LOC125585184, giving the protein MTSSRVFLDYDVQPTKKYIGWLGRNPDIAKQVNAEVVTKTETLTIGEIFSYMKQEAAKDAFFVCTAIIDDVVHDSPWYYIACGGCKTKATKGPTSLMCAKCGKNDVAGEPQYLAKISVYDKSDEAVFVLLGDAGRELTGKHASELVSNYFEANGNKENGFEVPVPQALLNTIGKTHKFNVKVTEHNLSGRTQVITVTKVLSPSAPPSTQDPVADQISGSGNVTLATGDDIIEPSKSPQDSAEVGVKRMGDGVEIGNAKRSKDGN
- the LOC106394430 gene encoding serine/threonine/tyrosine-protein kinase HT1 translates to MPVSCFNPFLRRSKFPPEPSLPALSANPSSSKTNRYAESETMDKKRFDSMESWSMILESENVETWETSKGEREEWTADLSQLFIGNKFASGAHSRIYRGIYKQRAVAVKMVRIPTHKEETRAKLELQFKSEVALLSRLFHPNIVQFIAACKKPPVYCIITEYMSQGNLRMYLNKKEPYSLSIETVLRLALDISRGMEYLHSQGVIHRDLKSNNLLLNDEMRVKVADFGTSCLETQCREAKGNMGTYRWMAPEMIKEKPYTRKVDVYSFGIVLWELTTALLPFQGMTPVQAAFAVAEKNERPPLPASCQPALAHLIKRCWSENPSKRPDFSNIVAVLEKYDECVKEGLPLTSHASLTKTKNAILDRLKGCISAIGPPSSSSSVPINA